The following proteins are encoded in a genomic region of Lactiplantibacillus plantarum:
- a CDS encoding sensor histidine kinase: protein MPKNNTTPTYEQLINKAIRRLMLTITLLVSLITLLMVGTQQTINTTREARDLMSSLNQANIKDVPSFIQWNNTTTRNTKQPAFIRVTTKKATLTTATKTKRTIITTPSSKSFFTKQQTKLVGPLVYVRGFGFFLSYSEKDGHNTYQLWVSLRRLFNSLLILILLMLAVTCAALALGTWWAHRLALRLSDPTIKLLHATKYTSNNPDSDQPTLDVPASPREINDLGRAFNELLVTQNQRLQHERQFISDASHELRTPIAAIRGNLSLIKRRGDAHPEVIPESLQFIDEESLRMQHLIENLLHLSRADRAKLVLTDQDLSLLMLSLAEHYQPSIDQPLTLAIDPNIHVQGNAEMLQQIVVVLLDNAHKYSPHDQPITLSLHQTDQAVELAVADHGEGIPDDQKQAVFQRFYRVDQSRSQAIEGSGLGLAIVQQLVTLNQANIKITDNQPSGSIFTVSWQL, encoded by the coding sequence ATGCCCAAAAATAACACCACTCCGACCTATGAACAGCTGATCAATAAGGCCATCCGCCGACTAATGCTGACAATTACGTTGTTGGTTAGCTTGATCACCCTTCTGATGGTCGGCACTCAGCAAACGATCAATACGACTAGGGAAGCCCGTGACTTGATGAGCAGTCTTAACCAGGCGAATATCAAAGACGTCCCCAGTTTTATTCAATGGAACAATACGACGACACGCAATACGAAACAACCGGCATTTATCCGGGTAACCACCAAGAAAGCAACCTTGACGACCGCCACTAAAACGAAGCGGACGATCATCACTACCCCATCGTCCAAATCGTTTTTCACCAAGCAACAGACTAAGCTAGTAGGGCCGTTAGTCTACGTTCGCGGATTTGGTTTCTTCTTATCTTATAGTGAAAAAGATGGGCATAACACTTACCAACTATGGGTCAGCTTAAGGCGATTGTTCAACAGTCTGCTTATTTTGATTCTGCTCATGCTGGCTGTCACTTGTGCCGCCCTGGCATTGGGGACTTGGTGGGCCCATCGTTTAGCACTGCGACTGAGTGACCCAACCATTAAACTGTTACACGCAACCAAGTACACATCGAACAATCCGGATAGCGACCAGCCCACCTTAGACGTGCCTGCTAGCCCCCGCGAGATCAACGACCTCGGTCGGGCCTTTAATGAACTGTTGGTCACGCAAAATCAACGATTGCAGCATGAGCGTCAATTTATTTCTGATGCTTCGCACGAACTGCGAACCCCGATTGCTGCGATTCGCGGTAATCTCAGTCTAATCAAGCGGCGGGGTGACGCCCACCCCGAAGTGATTCCAGAATCATTACAGTTTATTGATGAAGAATCACTAAGAATGCAACATCTGATTGAGAACCTACTTCACCTTTCACGAGCTGATCGCGCTAAGCTAGTCTTAACTGACCAAGACCTATCACTATTAATGTTGTCACTGGCTGAACATTACCAGCCATCAATTGATCAACCATTGACGCTCGCAATTGATCCGAACATCCACGTTCAAGGTAATGCGGAAATGTTACAACAAATCGTTGTGGTCTTACTCGATAATGCCCATAAATACTCGCCACATGATCAACCGATTACCTTGAGTTTGCACCAGACTGATCAAGCAGTCGAACTAGCTGTAGCCGACCATGGTGAGGGAATTCCAGACGACCAAAAACAGGCTGTCTTTCAGCGTTTTTACCGCGTTGACCAATCTCGGTCACAAGCAATCGAAGGCAGTGGCCTAGGCTTAGCAATCGTTCAACAGTTAGTCACATTGAATCAGGCCAACATTAAAATTACCGACAACCAGCCATCCGGGAGTATCTTTACGGTCAGCTGGCAACTATAG
- a CDS encoding MerR family transcriptional regulator, which yields MFTITATAQKYGVSNNALRYYESVGLIGPIKRDQNGIRQFSASDQEMVNRIVHLRQLGASIKEIQQYSFRPEEVTLERTVALKKFLLRLNGDLEAQEAQIKIEKQYLKAKIEHLDGDILSMKSHKTTQMG from the coding sequence ATGTTTACAATTACGGCGACCGCTCAGAAATATGGTGTGTCGAATAATGCACTACGTTACTATGAAAGTGTTGGTCTAATTGGCCCGATTAAGCGTGATCAAAATGGTATCCGACAATTTTCGGCTAGTGATCAAGAGATGGTTAACCGAATTGTACATCTCCGGCAATTAGGCGCGTCAATTAAAGAGATTCAGCAATACAGTTTCCGTCCTGAAGAAGTAACACTAGAACGTACAGTTGCACTAAAAAAATTTCTGTTACGTTTAAACGGAGATCTAGAAGCACAAGAGGCGCAAATTAAAATAGAAAAACAATATTTAAAAGCAAAAATAGAACATTTGGATGGTGATATTTTGAGTATGAAATCTCATAAAACCACGCAGATGGGTTAG